The Microlunatus antarcticus genome window below encodes:
- the hisH gene encoding imidazole glycerol phosphate synthase subunit HisH encodes MSDLRGTVVVLDYGSGNLRSAERAVARTGVDVVVTADPEVALAAPGLVVPGVGAYAACMAGLRAVGGPDVIAARQAAGLPTLAICVGHQVLFEAGIEHGVEADGVGVWPGVVERLQSERLPHMGWNTVAPAAGSRLFGGVGDERFYFVHSYGVRALAEKPGRLVTWAEHGGDRFVAAVEEGALWSTQFHPEKSGDAGARLIANWVATLSSPAA; translated from the coding sequence ATGAGTGACCTCCGGGGGACCGTCGTCGTCCTCGACTACGGCTCCGGGAACCTGCGGTCCGCGGAACGGGCCGTCGCCCGGACCGGGGTCGACGTCGTCGTCACGGCCGACCCCGAGGTCGCGCTCGCCGCGCCCGGGCTGGTCGTGCCGGGGGTCGGCGCGTACGCCGCGTGCATGGCCGGGCTGCGCGCGGTCGGCGGGCCGGACGTCATCGCCGCCCGCCAGGCGGCGGGGCTGCCGACGCTGGCCATCTGCGTCGGCCACCAGGTGCTGTTCGAGGCGGGCATCGAGCACGGCGTGGAGGCCGACGGCGTCGGCGTCTGGCCGGGCGTCGTCGAGCGGCTGCAGTCCGAGCGGCTGCCGCACATGGGCTGGAACACCGTGGCGCCGGCCGCCGGCAGCCGGCTCTTCGGCGGTGTCGGCGACGAGCGGTTCTACTTCGTCCACAGCTACGGCGTCCGCGCCCTGGCGGAGAAGCCCGGCCGGCTTGTCACCTGGGCCGAGCACGGCGGCGACCGCTTCGTCGCCGCCGTCGAGGAGGGCGCGCTCTGGTCGACCCAGTTCCACCCGGAGAAGAGCGGCGACGCGGGCGCCCGGCTGATCGCCAACTGGGTCGCCACGCTCTCCTCGCCCGCCGCGTAA